The Malus domestica chromosome 08, GDT2T_hap1 genomic interval CTTCAAACTGGTGATCCAAAGAAAATGGGGAAGGAGTTGAGGAAAAActgaaaaggaggaagaaggggacGCACAGATGAaatggggaaggagaagaagaaagtctGAAATTGGGGGAGAAATGAAAGCATGGTTGAAATGGGAAAGAGAGGGGTTTAAATATGGGTACCTTTCTGACACACTTTTTGAAATTCACATAGCGTCGCTTTAATGAAACTGGCATCGCTTTAATGAAACTAGCGTCGGTTTAAATCGACGCCAACTTCTGACAGACTTTTTGAAATTCACATAGTGTCACTTTAATGAAGCTAGCGTCAGTTTAAACCGACGCCAACTTCTAACACACTTTTTGAATTCACATAGCGTCGCTTTAAGGAAACTAGCGTCGGTTTAAAAAGACACCAACTTCTGACACACTTTTTGAAATTCACATAGCGTCGCTTTAATGAAACTcgcgtcggtttaaaccgacgcaacttctaacacactttttgaaattcacatagtgtcgctttaatgaaactagcgtcggttaaaaccgacactaaATCTCTCCATCCATTTCCTCATGCAAACAAGCGGGAAATTTCCCGCCTAATATTTCAaatactataattatatatatatatatatattaattttataattttataaccctaaaaaataattatattaatgtaacaattttatacaactaaaaactataataattatatatatatattattaaattaaattttaaaaattgttgACCATTGGATcagcttaaatatacataccattcaatttcttaagtgttatacatacaaaataaataaatttaaatctacttaataaatatatatacacacaccattgaacttaatgggatatgaattctacgaaactaatttcaacgatccaaccgtcaaacttgtttgtatatgcttcgagatcacatcagaaaaaatcgcaaaaaacaaacattcagagatcaattaacaagacaaaagttttcgacggttataaaacgaaaaatcacgatttaacggttattttaactccgattttgattattttttatagctacactccttgatcctatatgaatacaatgaatgaattcgatcttcaatttaaaacatttacattagtggataccacacaaatcttatgttatttttaatgaaagtataaataaactcttaagtgttaatgaatctatcgttttgatgggatacgcttctacgaaactaatttcaacgatccaaccatcaaaattgtttatatatgcttcgagattgcatacgccaaaaatcgcaaaaacaaacattcagagatcaagtaacacgacaaaacttttcaacggttataaaagaaaaatcatgatttaacggtgaTTTTAACTctcattttgattattttttacagttacactccttgaccctatatgaatacaatgaatgagctcgatcttcaatttaaaatatttacactagtggataccacaaattcttatgttatacttaatgaaagtataaataaactctaagagttagtgaatctatcattttgatgggatatgtattctacgaaactaatttcattgatccaaccgttaaacttgtttatatatgctttgagatcgcatatgttaaaaatcacaaaaaacaaatattcagagatcaagtaacgaaacaaaactttttgacagttacaaacaaacaattacgatttaactgttattttaactccgattttgatgattttttacagctacactccttgaccctatatgaatacaatgaatgaattcgatcttcaatttaaaatatttacattagtggataccacacaaatcttatgttattcttaatgaaagtataactaaactattaagtgttaatgaatatatcgttttgatgggatacgcattctatgaaactaatttcaacgatcgaaccatcaaaattatttatatatgcttcgagattgcatacgccaaaaatcgcaaaaaacaaacattcagagatcaagtaacgggacaaaacttttcaacggttataaacgaaaaatcatgatttaacggtgaTTTTAACTctcattttgatgattttttacaactacactccttgaccctatatgaatataatgaatgagcttgatcttaaatttaaaatatttaccctagtggataccacaaattcttatgttatacttaatgaaaatataaataaactgtaagtgttagtaaatctattattttgatgggatacgcattctacgaaattaattttaacgatccaaccgtcaaacttgtttatatatgcttcgagattgcatacgccaaaatttaaaaaaaaaaaacatttagagatcaagtaaggagacaaaactttttgatgattataaataaaaaaatcacgatttaatggttattttaactccgattttgatgatttttttacagctatactccttgatcctataggaatacaatgaactaatttgattgtcaatttaaaatatttacagaagtggataccacaaaatcttatgtcatgaagatcgatgaaaattgaggattttgtaaaaggaataacatgcaagctttgactTCCATTggtaaggtttaaacttttgagaaaggcttcacaacagGATTCAGGCAAACAATCCCCTTCATGCAACATTCTTTTAATTAACTTCAGTAAAGTGGTGAAGATCTCGTCTGACATTCCCGCTAAACACTTGATCTGATACAGTCTTACAACTGCTTTCAATTTCTTAAACTTCTTACAACCTGGCCACAAATCTTGATCTGCCTCTTCAAGCAACCTAAAAAAAGTCTCCATTTCAGGGTATCATCAACCAACTCTTGTCCATGTTTTACCACTTTACGAGGGCAAAATATTACGTTGACAATAAAATGCCTACAATCTTTCAATCCCTATCATGTAGGCTtaactattagaattttcaatttctatctTTCAACCCTCGAACTCTACCACGAttgcaattttttaattttcaacacctattatagtaaaaacaaattaaaataagaacAAATTAACATAACAATTAGAATGTGAAACAAATTAATTttacataatatattcttatattactaaatattacaagttcatgttatatttaatattgttaatttaacataaatgcttataaatattattcatttccattttctcatagcaattcaagtgacaaaattaattaatttgactaaatatttgttaatttaacaaaaatagtaGAAATTTATCTAAGTActtaaattagaatttttaaataaataaacttgtgtatcatacaatttaaaaattaaagaatttagtgaTAAAAACTTGAATTATGGAAGAATTCCGTCGTCGATCAATTCTTTATGTATTCAACTAACTCAAATAAATTccgtacaaaaaataaattgtaaataaaaattaaacataagagaagaaaataaaaatattacaagCAAGAAAAACTTACTGCTCTGAAGAAGGAATAAATGAAGttggaagaacaaataagaaagaTGCAAGAGAGAACACACATGGAGGGGTTTGTCAATTAGAAGAACGAATAGGAAAAAcgcaagaaaggaagaagaaaacacaGGGGAGAGTAATCAATCTGTCGCTTAAAACCGACACtgggtttcaaaatatttaaaaaaactaatttaaagcgacattgggtttcaaaatatttaaaaaaataatttagtgtcggttataagcgacacTCATAttttatgtcgcttaaaagcgacactgtTATATTTAAAGCGACACTGTTTTACTTAAAGTGACActagtatttaaaaattattaaaatgtatgtcGGTTTTAAAGCGACGCTAAATGTTTACATCGGTTTAAAAGCGACATTAAATGTTTATGACGCTTATAAGTGATAGTAAATCCGACGTCATGTTCAATAAGTGTCGCAACTATCTAATCCAccattatattatattaaatcGACATTATCTACGGATACTATAAgacccttttgtagtagtgtcatTCCTGAAGCTGCGTAGAGCACTATGGAGTCTCCCACGGCGGCTGCTGCTGATTTGTTTGCTTTTTGGTGTTTGTGCGTTGTGTTTTCCACTGcaattatttgatttgatttgagaaGATAAATTCAATTGAATAAAAGTTGGTAATTCCGGGGTGCTCTCATCCGACGACCCCCCTGACGCCCCGGAGAGTGACCTCTGCTAAAGTAATTGCACCAAACAAAGATAAAGAGAGGACCTGCACTACCccacccaacccaacccaacccaaccaactttttaaaagaaaatcgGAAGTAATCATAACCGAAGGGAAATCGGAAGTGGAACGTGATTTGTTTGTcggttgcttttttttttttttttttttttcaatatagtCATGAACAATAATGTATACATCATGATAGAATGAAATGTCTAAGTTATCCATATAACATCACAATACTACATTGAgattaaaaacattaaaaaatatcCAATCGTTGATTTCTAATCAAAGAGAGTGATCTAGAATTCCTTATTCACCAAAGGCAACCAAGAGAACATTTATGTATAAAACTCTATGTCTTTACGAATTCTTAATCCTACAATTTGTAAAACGAATGAGGATCCTCCCTTAtgtccattcatcgtacattatgtgctcagttttcgtcagatactattcatatttaattttaaataaaaatatttaaaataatttatgatcgcACGCTGTATGATGAACATACACGATTTAAGAATCCCTAGGATCCTCATTCCTGTAAAACTAACTTAAAGCATTGCACAAAGAATAGAAACCAGAAGATATTTTGTGTATATGAATTTTGTCTGAACTTCGCACGTGTTTTGCGAAACTAAGTAGACAGTAGCTTACAATTGTTCGATGTGGTGCTTCTGTTGATTTTCCTTGTAGCAAACTAATATTGTCAATATGTTAGACGAGGCAGTGGGGTATCAAGTTTCCTCAGAAGAATATTCAGGTATTAATACATTGACCTTCTTAAGAAACTTTGTCAATACGTATTATGCCTCGTTACCTCTAACGAGACATTTGGGAAAGATTTGAGGGGAAAAAGTTTACATTAGCTGTTCCTTTCCTGCTCCCTCTTTTGAATAAGATGTTATGTCTGTCTGCTGTGTAATTGAAGGGAAGTTACGTACTAAAAACTTCGAAACATGGCAGGAACTTTCGGAGCATTAGCGTAGGTGCAAATGCATAGCTAAAGAATGACCAGATAGAACTTTCGGCTCATGGCAGTGGTATGTTGATAATCGTTTCTAAGAGACTTATACCTGGATATTTATTCATCTATCACGTTTACCATCATCTATCTGGATATTTACCATCGAGTGAATTGTGATTTCATGTTGGCTGCAACCTATATTGCATAGAAATTGATACACGAGACGTGACACGACAAATCTCAAAAAACAAGGACACAGATGTTAGATACGgtgattaaaatataataaatattaaaacaatACTTCAAATTCATAATACAACATTTACATACATAATAATTAATACAACCCAAGATTCCAGTCTCATACAAAtacaatttttcttaattttatttttatgtttatgcTAAAGAGACCAATTTTTTAAACAATATTTTGTAACCACATAATGTAGTGTTTAATAGTTGAAATTCTTCTTTAAATCCTTAAAAAAGGAATTCAACCATCAAATCGCCGCATCATGTGATCTACAAAAAATGATTTAAAACTTTTGCCTCCCTaacattttcttatttttcacaCAAAGCAAATGCAAATCCAGAACTTGTCTAGTTATGTAATGCTATTAACAAAGTTAACCAAGTTTCTCGAGGACGAACCATTCTCTCCCAAAGCAGCCACAGCCATCTCCCCAATTTTCTTGCTCCTCTCTCTAAGCACTCTCCCTTCTTCCGGCTCCATCAACTCCCTCACTCTCCTCTCCAATTCCTCCCCACTCACGAACCCATCTTCGTCATCTCTCTGCTCCACCGCAATCGCCATTTCCATGTCCGTCACTAGAACATTCCTGTTCAAATGCTGCTCCGCGTACAGCGGCCAAGCAATCATCGGCACCCCGGCAACCACTGCTTCCAGCACCGAGTTCCATCCGCAATGCGTCACGAACCCACCAACTGATTCCTTCTTCAACACTGCCACCTGGGGCGCCCATGACTTCACTACCATCCCCCTGTCTTTGGTCCTCTCCAAGAACCCATCAGGCAACACACCCTCCAAATCACAGTCGTCAACTCCAAAGACCTGCTTTGTTTTCTCATGAACCGGAGGCATTTTCACCACCCACAGGAACCTCTTCCCACTCGCCTCCAACCCTTTCGCTATTTCCTTCAGTTGAATTGCAGGCAGCGATCCCCTGCTTCCGAAACAGAGAAATACTACACTTCGACTTGGCTGCTTATCGAGCCAGGACAAGCAGCCCTCCTCCTCTGCCGCATCTACAACATTTCCCGATTCTTTTTCATCGTCAATCAATGGTCCAACGTAGTACACAGGCGGAGTTAGCCCATCAGGAACACACAGGCCTTCAGCAATGGCATGGAGGACGGCAGGTGGCTCGAGCTCTTTGAACGTGTTGACGATGATTCCGTTGGATTTGGGAAGATGTGAGCAACAGGAGAGCACGTCCCAATAACCAGGGTCATCTCGGTCGAGCACCGGTTCCATCATGTATATAGCCTTCAGAGGAGATTTCTGTCCGGGGAATTTGAAAACGATGTCGGTGAGGTCCTTGAAACTCTGGGTGGTTTGTTCATGGATCTTAGGAAAATACAACAAAGCAGCCAGAGCTGCGGCACCCGTAGGGCAGAAGTAGTATGTGGGGATGTCGAATTCCTTGGCAATGGTCAGCGCGGAGGTGCAGAAGATGTCGATGACGAAGGCGCGAACGACGGCAGATTTGGAGACGTCTTGGAGAGCACGGCGGACGTGGGGATCGTTCTGGCGGATGAAGTCGCTCATGATTGCGAAGCCGTTGATGTTTTGGGTAATTTTATTGGTGACGCGAGGGAACTGGCGGAAGGAAATGGGAGGGTGGTAGCGGGAGATGCGGCGGATATAGGCGGGGATGCTAGGGGTGTCGAAGATGCTGCCGCAGGTGTAGAGAATGGTGATGGAGAATTTGTGAGGTCCGTAGCGCTGGAGAATGAGCTTGCCCAGCTCCACCATAGAGATGATGTGCCCAATTCCTGGAGCTGCGTACAGCACTATGGCGTCTCCCATGGCTGCGGCTGATTCGTTTGCGGTTTGCTGTTTGTGTGATGTGCTTCTGGTGtaattatttgatttgatttgagaagaaaaactCAACTAAATAGAAGTTGGTAATTCGCGCGTCTCCTCTCATCTAACCTGAACTGCCCCAACCCAACCAATTTGTTagaataaaaacaaaacttaataAAATAGTCCATGAATTTTAGTGTGGTCGGAATACGAAGTAGTACATCACATCTCATAATACAAGTGGATAAACAGTTGAAATATACAACATTCCACCACTATGATGTGTGGTGTTCCACTTCTAGCCTCAAACTTGTCTCTAATTACATAATGACATGTTATGTATTATTCTACGTTCTTGccacattaaaaaatttatccAGAACAACAAGAAAGTAGGCCATGAtttgtttgtgttttcttttttttatttatttatcatgtTTTCTAATTTAGTAATTATGATTGGTTAAGAGATTATCATCACCGAATaccttaaaataataaaaatccaATCGCACTATGATCCAATTAAAGGAAATCTTCAAAAGTTTGGCGAACAATAAGATTGTCCTAAAAGAACGGGAAATTAGTCATTATTGTTGTTGGCTTAATttattgaatcatataaaggaCAGACAGAGATGGGGAGTGGCAACATAGAGATAAAGAgaaagatgtgtaattgtgaggtgtgtgttattACACTctattgtgtctttatttatagtagtatcgAAGGCAAATTCCTTACCTCAATAAGATTACTACTTTAATAGGATAATATATAGTCTAAGAACTATGGTAGAATCTCATAAGGTTATCCTATATATGATAGGATTTATACGATCATATTCTTAATCTAATagaactgcaacactcccccttgactGTGTAAATTCTCAAACACATGGCACATCAAGTCTTCAGCGATGAAGTacgtacagttgatgaagtcgttaacacaatgagcgaatgcgagtctcaaaacaAAGTAAGAATGCATAacaggtaaaactcacaaaaggTCGCTatagtaaaacccaaggtgggaaaaaaccccatagactaaggagaaaagtgagaagttgcattaagtcaaaactatacgtcttccaGATGCAAGTAtaagagctcacaagggtatgactaGCCCatgatgggtgcctcatcaaaacctagttaggtagcaaaaacctaatgggaaaaatgctcttaatcgtagggaaaaagagtacattaagatcaagtgagtatacttctagacactccccttgagtttgacaaaacttccaaatgagaactacaagcattgcatatgaatagttaggcataccaattcctcgaacAAGCTTTTGAAAGattgacttcggcagtgacgtcTTGTAAAGGTcgacaaggttgtctgggattggtttacatgacttcaatctcctgatgctttgctgatgtgatGTAGACTGAATATGTCTTGGCTTTGAATTCGTTGAGGTATCATGTATTGGTACGGTGGATACATGCGGCATAGTCTTCATAAATCGTTGTTGGGACTTAACGATCGATGAAAACAGCAAGTACTGAGAATATACTCAATAAGAGATCTTAACCATGTCTCACATGTGGggtagtgaagtgaggtgagtcttggaacagTTCGATGATtttgcaactaaggtcatatcgtgaccttaaagatattgcgatatccctaacgtaaagacataaccattttcAGGacatgccttgtgcagttttgataagtaaccagtgTTAGCATAACAACCAAGGCAAACATCATTTTAAGGATCAAGGGGGTTGGATCGGCTCGGGATGCATTAGGATTAGCCCAAATCTGTAGTACCTTCGGGGTAGCCGAAAAATGTCTTAAATACCAAATCAGTGGATGCGTGTAGGCGTGGTGCTGCATCTTCACCAATAGATCAACAATGAAGAAGATGTCCTATCTAATTGCAATGACCTAAGTACAACAAAgagcaaagttgaacttagatatggaactTCGGATTCCTAATGTCCTATCTAATTGCAATGACCTAAGTATAACAAAgagcaaagttgaacttagatatggaactTCGGATTCCTTAACCCCTTCAAAGGCTCATTTGTATATAATGTATCGaagatcataggtatactcaaaggtaacacctTTGGGGTGTAATTCAACTAGTAGACTAGAATACTGTCAGAACAACGCTTTGAACTTCAAGTCAAGGCttaaacgagttttcccaagatccgtCATCTCAAATTTCGTATGTAggtgcgaggcagttttcttaagctcttccagagtcttagtgagattcatgtcaacaacataaattgtaactctagcaatttagaataagacttcatagtttaacacgcaagggcataattcatatccttAACTGATCAAGAAATCATTTAAAAGGGTATATCACATTCGCCCGATTGCTTCAATctgtaagtgaacgcctcaaataAGTTGAGAAGGTGTTCCGTGggttagaactatttgaaccagtttatgtaattcttcgagaagttacatgtaaatctcagtattaatatccccatggagaaacactaaccaTATTCGTAATGCTGCAATCAATCACATGGCGTTTAAGAGAAACCTTGCGCAATAAGGCGTGCATtatattgcactatttcattcatctcattacgCTTCATTTCCCACTTGTTACATAACAGGGTTACCTCAGGCAGtgtaggaactacaggtccacACACACTTTGGAAAGGAATTTAACCTGGATTGTGATTTTGGTTGtctaatcagttctacgttgtcactaatAAACTGAATACAATTCGTTATCGTGGCTTTTTATTTAcatcggtagctaccatataagtgaaaatatcatcgatgataatctcattccagttccattatctcatccaaactagtacaCCAGACCAAGAAATTtaagtctcgggagtaatccggattaatctcaagagataaaaatgatttgagacagcgattGAGTATGGATTCATGTTGTGTCGTGACCTCCCTGttttagggaagtgaatcctgtGAACTATGATCTATCGTGCTTCAGGTCGAGACAGATTGATTGACTATCTACTGGTGCACCGAGTCGTCTAAGAGGGGTGgccaatgacatgtcccaaccctgatattccccgaatacccggataggcacgtgctgacTGACACATGAGgctgacgaaagccatttattgaatacaagagtaatgattagAAGGAAATAAGCATGAATAATCATTAGAATCTAAATGTAATAAGCAAAGTTTAAGGAAAAGTCTAGAGTGCACAGAATATGTTCAAATTCAAGATtcacaaaaggaaagatcattacatGATATCACATAAGTAAGTGATAGATtgctactggtaggggaatgcctcatACGTCGTGTCGTAGTCCTCGtttctaagacctgaatgggagtgcaaaacaaaggtgagtggaccaagttcatatatacaataataataaaacagttatcaagatactaacccctatagtttatataaagaaaactactagcataataaatgaTGGTTTTACTGAAAACCCTAGTGTGCCAAAATATCTCACAAGACAtatcgtggaacacaaaatataAAACGTTTCATAGATCGTCTCGTAGCGCGATGTACTACTAGTAAGTTCACTGAATAAATACATCTCCCGACCCTATGCCAGCACCGTGGTCTCTGCGctcgtagccagagattaccaactctcggcccaatgcctgcttcgtgtccctcagcccgtagctagggattatttctcccggcctatctgccaacaccagatcctcgccccaggcggcatagtgttcaCTAGGTACGCaaaaatagttacgcctctcataaataaccacctcatataaagtcatccatcgtctatattataaagaggggtttctaaaacatgttctaacgTCTTATCGTCAtctatcagatagtctaccagttcatggttttttttttttttatagaaaatacgatattttaaaatatagctcaatataggccaacaattaattcctcaccagaAACTAGACGATAAACAACATATTTCATAAACaggcttaacataaaatcagttcataaactTATAGGCATGCATGTCATTTATGCAAATAATGTAACAGCCCATCCCAGAAATTATTTATCGGAGGTGTGAAAAGTCGGAATTACCCCTGGGCGTTGAGTTGTATTATTGGTTTAAGTTCGTTTTTGGACCAATattcttaaatcctaattgtttggaaccaattaggattagAGTTTGGTGTATTGTGGGTTGTTAACTATTTTGGACCACACATCactcctcccttctctctctcattcccgtgcactctctctcttggtttcactctctctccttcgaactcgtatggACTAACACCCAAAGCCCTTGAAACTTCACGGATCGTGATCAAAGTtggcaccattgtgttcgtgaagctCAGACGAGTCGattggtacccatttcaggtaaagataccttcgaaaaccctagtttttcatATCCTCGATTTgtgcattgttcatgcacaaataattatggatgtttttggaaatttgaagcttgtaggaagcttagtgaagtcccaaggaagctcgaagtgcttcgtttgaaggttttggaagtCGGGATCGTGTGGATGAAGTTTAGCCGGTTTTTCTTGGAATTCTTCGGTGAGATTCCATGACTTTTAGAGCTTTAAATTAGTATGATtgtgttctacaagttaagagcttcattttggtataaattacgtgaaaaatggatgaaaaatgaatGAGTTATAGAGTTTTGAAAATTTCCTAGTTTTCCGGCGACAGCGACGGTCGCCGGAGCTGAAGGTAGAAGACGAGAGGATATTCCGTTAAGTTTAATGGAATACCCTAACGGTGTTAGGTCACGCCGTTAAGTTTTGTTAAGGaataacggaatattcctggaaTATACCTGACGGCATCAATTGAcaccgtcagtgtgcctggcccatggccgcgc includes:
- the LOC103409768 gene encoding UDP-glycosyltransferase 88F4-like (The RefSeq protein has 4 substitutions compared to this genomic sequence), which translates into the protein MGDAIVLYAAPGIGHIISMVELGKLILQRYGPHKFSITILYTCGSIFDTPSIPAYIRRISRYHPPISFRQFPRVTNKITQNINGFAIMSDFIRQNDPHVRHALQDVSKSAVVRAFVIDIFCTSALTIAKEFDIPTYYFCPTGAAALAALLYFPKIHEQTTQSFKDLTDIVFKFPGQKSPLKAIYMMEPVLDRDDPGYWDVLSCCSHIPKSNGIIVNTFKELEPPAVLHAIAEGLCVPDGLTPPVYYVGPLIDDEKESGNVVDAAEEEGCLSWLDKQPSRSVVFLCFGSRGSLPAIQLKEIAKGLEASGKRFLWVVKMPPVHEKTKQVFGVDDCDLEGVLPDGFLERTKDRGMVVKSWAPQVAVLKKESVGGFVTHCGWNSVLEAVVAGVPMIAWPLYAEQHLNRNVLVTDMEMAIAVEQRDEEDGFVSGEELERRVRELMESEEGRVLRERSKKIGEMAVAALGENGSSSRNLVNFVNSIT